Below is a window of Poecilia reticulata strain Guanapo linkage group LG8, Guppy_female_1.0+MT, whole genome shotgun sequence DNA.
GTCAAGTCTTTCACTAAAGTCCTTGTTTCAGATTTCCTTTCATATCAACCATAAAACCAGTTTTCTATAAGTTAGCAACACCTAGAGTAGCAAGAAATGATGGCCATCCTTAAGATTTTGTCCCCACGCTTGCTCCTTTCTCCTTGGCTGAAGTGCCACAGTTCATGGAACATTCCAAAAAAAGGCAGAACATTCTCCTCCAGAAAAAACATCTCCTCATCTGTGATTATTGCCTGCATCTATTCAATAGCTACACTAGGAACAGCTGCTCTATAAAAAGAATCACTAATGGGTGGCAATTTATGCTGTTATGGAGGAATGCAGGCGAGGCAGGGGCAACAACAACTAGTCCTTGAATTTGTGAACGTCTCCGTAGAGCCAGAGTTGTGGGGGCATCRCCGCCTCGTTCAGATGGTTGCACTCATCGCTGCACTTGCAGGACTGGATGAACATGACGGATCTGCTGAAAAGGTCCCCGTCGGGGCAGGCGAAGGTCACGCTGGCTGTGCGCGTGCGACGAGGGGAGCAGCAGCGGCCATCCCTGCACACCCCGCAGTAGTTGGGCCTGTACAAGCGAGTGCTCCTGCAGCCGGCGTAGGACAAGCGATGCGGCTCTGGGGCCTTGTGTGTACGCGAGCACTTCCTTCCTTTCTGTGGATTGGGAAAGAGGAGTAAGTTAGATACCATTCAAAGACTGAGATTCTATGTCCATGAAATGAGTTATTTGATATTCAGTGAAGCACAATTCTCCTGACACTGGTACACAttagaactttttttgttgttgcaaagaATAAAGAGTAAACCTTATGCCAGTGGGAATAAAGTAACTACTGAACACAAACAAGAAAAGCCAGGATGGatataaacatgacatttgtCAACACCAGCCTTAAAGAAATGTTAGCATCAATGCAGTGCTGGACAATAAGCCAGAAACTAGCCAAAGTCACTTAGTAATGACTTTAATATCAAAGCAAAAGTTATAGTATATGGACAGAACTTATTTAGAACTAGTCTGGTCATACCGACCACTCAAAACCTTTTTACACTAAGAGTCATTTGGCTAGCCAGAAGCCTAAAGCCTGGTAGATTACCAGAATGCTAACTTCCTACTGATCCAAAACCACTTtaggatgcattcacaccaggcCTTTAtaatctgctttaatcaaactcttgTTCATTTGcttagaaagtctggtttgtttgagGAGGTGTGTATGTGCAATCGACCAAAAAGGTTTATTAAAAGTGAATTCTAGgacagtttgaatgcatatgtggatgccAACCGGAGGGCATTGTGGgcaaatataaccaaaacaaacagttgtGTCTAGAGCTAGAGGGATAAGTGGCtagtggtcttttaccaaagacaaaagagaaatcctacacctgctaaaatctgacactactccatttttgtttacatttggcaaaggaggaagttgtgctcatgtcttcttctgtggtttttgtgttgcttcctttagtagttcttggtgcagcgccaccacaggcaagggaATAAACAgggatttggtttgtttgtttgacacacAGCAATGTGAAAGAGAACAACAGCACCTACAAATGTagtaaatgttgcaattttggtccccaatcaaatcGAGTCTACTGGACTGCCAGGTATGAAAACTCCCTTAATTGTGGCATTGGTCTAATTTTTGTTGCGAAATGTGATAATCTAGACAGATTGGATTATTTTAAGAGTCCTACCGAGGGAAGCTATCGTTTATTGTTAACATTTACACCAAAAAAAGGAGATAAAAGGTTCATATCTGCGTGGAGTTACATCACTCTTTAGTCATCACtgcagacatgaaaaacaaggTCAAGGCAGTTAACTGCAGagatgtgcaaaaacaaaatcaaggtCAGAACAACAGATTATTGCCAAGAGAGATTAGCATGCCAGCGATGGTTAAGGGTCGACACTGGTACACATTAACACCCACGGCAGCTCGACAAAAGCACGGAGGGTTCGGTGAAAACAGGTGCGCAGCAGCCCATCAGGCTCAGAAGTGGGTTGTTGCCGGAGACGGAATGGTCCGGATAGCGCCATGTACAAAGCGTGAGAGAGCAACACAGTGGGCGAAACCGCAAGCTCCAAATTACAAGAGCAGCTGTCAGTCAGCTCCAGAGCTCAAGAGATTTCACAACGTTCAACAGATGCAGTTTATATGCATGTGTTTTAGAACAGAGAAGTTCTAAAGTTTATATCTTTAGAAACCAGTCCATCTTAATTAAAATGGACAACAAAATCAGGTGAAATGACTGATGAAAATAAAGTCCAAGGAATCTTTTGTATGGTCTCTGTGTGGAGTGATTTTATTCAAGACACTCCTGTTTCCTTGCACAGCCTGAAATCAATTTGTCCCTGTAAAATACCCCTAGATTTGGCATGTGCACGTTGCGTGTCCTGTATGTCACTGTGTTGCCATGTGATAGACTATTAATGTATCCTCCTCTCACTAAGTCTCTTGAACAATGGAAAGATGtgggaaaagagaaaatatctaGACCATGGGTCTTATACCCCAGGCCTATATGAAATGCTCTTCTCTTGAATTTTAAAGGTAATGAACAGTACACATGGGCAATAAAACTAACACCAATGACCACATAAGAGCAGCTGTTTCTTTAATCTAGACATAACCTTTGATGACTTTTAAGAGGAGACTCCAAATAAATTCCTCACCTTCACAGGGATAGACATAGAGCTGCAGGGCCGAATGTTGCACAAGCGTGTCTCCTTGACCAGTTTACACTGGGCATTGTCATTGGTAACGCGAGAGGAAACCCCCATCCCACAGGTCCGGGAACACTGTGACCAGGAGGTGGTCTGAACCACACACTGACCTCCCGTCTTACTCCAGACTAGAAAAAATGGAAGAGAAGACAAGTGAATACAATTGAACAATGGGTACTCTGACATTTTGACACAGAAAGAGTGGTGGGATCAGCAACAAATTATAGTGGGATGAAAGTGGCCATCAAGAGAAGTAGGGGAAAGTACAAATTTGTGGTTGAAAGGTACAGTAGCCTTATTCATGGAACAGGCAACACTGACACATACAGAAAGTGATTACAGAGAGGGGAGAGCTGCGTGACAGAGGTATGTGCtgtgtgagagagggagagcacCTCTGGTGTGCAAGGGGCCAGTGGAAAACAACCCTCACATAAACACTAACACACCAGCACAGACGAAGCGTTAAAGGTCCACATTGACGCAGTCTGTGCGTCAAGAGgcaaaaatggctaaaaacataaacatgatgCAGGACTGAATAGTGGAAGCAGACGCCACTCCAGGGTGATGGTGTGATGCAATGTCTTACCCGTCAGGTCCTTATTTCCATGTGGTTTGTCCCATTTGCGGCGCACTTCCAAGAGTTCATTGCCCAAGATGCCTTTCTCCTTTTTGGGTTTGTAAGGATACAGCTTCCGGTAAGGTTTTGCATAAGGCTTGGAGAACGGATAGATCGGGTAGGGGATGAAGGGGTATGGTAGGTGAGCAGGAGGTGGGGGTCGGCGGTGCGCCGGGGGCACAACAGTGGTTCCCTTATGGCAGTCGATGCTGAGGCAGCACTGGCCTGGCACCTTCACTAGCTTGGGGGCCGGACAGGAAGGAGAAGCCAGAGGCACATGGCTGGGGCAAAGGGACATGCAGCCTACGGCTCCGTCAATGCAGGTACACTGGTGCTTGCACCCTGCATGGAAGTTTTCGCCATTTTGATAAATTCGGCCATTGTATTCGCAGGAGCGACCATCTGCTTTTGCTGAAAAGAGACAAGAAGACAGATAAGCTTGTAAATTGACAGAACTACTGCTACTACCAGAAGACCCATTGCCCAAATCTAGGTGAACCACACACTGATTACCCTATACGTATGTAGAACCGTTGTGCTGTTGCACATTACTCATGTATTATTGCCatgtactctggtttcctctcaCCGTCCTAAAAACATTCATGTGAAGTTATTCACCAGCTCTTATATTAGTCTAGCAGCACTGCCTCTGTTTCATCCCTCCGTCATCCTGAACGGGATTGAGCATGCACCTCCAGAGGTTGATAAGACGATGTTGCCTTTTAAACAATGTGAATTTGTGGCAGAGAAGTCTGGTAAAAGGTTGATGACATCCACTGATGTCTAAATATGGATGAAAGTATGTTGGAAGGGATCAAATAGCCTAAGTAAGTCTGATTTTCAAGCGGTATGTTTTGGCTAAATTTGGAAAGAACCTACAAGTcctaattttaacattttatatactCAATAAATGGCTTGGTTGACCTGAATagacataaaaaacacataCCTTTGGGCATCTACTGTTAAGAGGGTATGAAAAATGGATTGATACTTGTTATAATCTCTTATCTTTTAAGGACAGGCCTGTCCGATATGTCATACCAGAGTTGCATTGCTCAGTTAGAAAACTCGCTCTGATTTGCTGATGAAGGGAATCTGTAACAGGCAaaccaagttaaaaaaaaaatcaagcaaattttcATCACTGAGGAGCATTTGTACTGCTGCCTACTTTGACACAGAAGAGTTATGTCCTGTTCAAGAAATCATTGCACGTTCCAGCCTGTGATTAGACAGAGCCTTTGCCTCTTTTGAAGAGGCACTTTCTGCAACATCAAGAGCCAAAGCAGGGAGGGTGTTTTGCCACAGCTGTTTCTTGACATTGGTTTGAATAAACTTCTGACTAGGGATGGAACACCTTGTATGCAGTCCGGCCCTTTCTCTCCTATGTCATAGCACAACACTTTAATTCACAGTTTCCCTAAAAGAGTAAGAAACtgcagtttatgtttttatcagttgTGTTTTCATAGAACAATACAGGTTTTGTTCTATGATCCCCCACATTTAGACCCATCCATCATCCAATCAGCTCAGTCCATCAGCATCCCTTTTTCTGCTTAAAACTTCAACTTTCTGACTGCTGTATTTCTTGGCCTtcctttttcagacttttatttgtaaaagagagaaaaaaaaaagtcttgaaaaccacatgtcctttttctttcagtttacaattatgcactactttcacataaaatcccaataaatgtcaaaatgcaCTGAGGTTTGCGGTTGTGccatgagaaaatgtaaaatagttGAAAGGAGTCTGAATGTAGGCACATGAGAAGCAGATTGAAAGACGCCGTTTCCAAATTTATGAAGCGAGCCCTATTCTTAGACCAGAAAGCTGTTTAGGCTTGTTTATAATGTCCTGGCATGTAAACCCCCTCAGTGGGACTCCCCATACACACCCCAGATAgaatccccccacccccccagaCCCCCAGtaaacacacatatataaataccagtgtgtgcatgcttgtttgtgtgtttcatgGGGGTGTTTGTGTACACACTGAAGTACTTATATAAATCCCAGAGTTGGCAAGATTTCAGTCGCAGCTCATGAAGGGCCTCTGTTTTTTTGAAACGTGGCACAGTCTTCAAACCTCGAGACCCTATCAAAGAGAGACCCCAGCCCGCCTGGCTCGAGAGTCAGATTTTCCTCCCTGAAGTTACACATTGCCTCAGTCAACCCCTACTTATGTCAAAATCTAGGCCCAAAAAAAGCTTCCCAAACGCCTTCCTGCCGCCTCGGTGGTATACGTACGTACCCCTGCAGATGCCGTGGGTACGACCCACATCGTTTCCGTAGTTGCACTCCAGTCCTTTATGGTGGTCGCACGGCTGTCCCTCGTGGCAGTCTTGGTTCAGTTGCGCTGCGCACACTTTGCAGCAGCCGCAACCGTCGGGGACCGAACTGATCCCAGGGGGGCAGGACGGAGGCACTGCGGGGCACTCGCACACTACCGGACAATCAGCAGTCACCTGCAAGATGGAGGAACGCATTTCATTTTACGCATAGCGATGGACCAACGAGACCACAGGAGAAAAAGGCTTGACTCATGTTACTCAGATCACAGAAATTCCTGAGAGTGTGTGTGGCTTAAACACGGGCATGAATAGTCAGCACTGTCGCGAGCCCCACAGGGGTATCTGTAACCCTCTGTCGCCTTCCTCTTGGCATTCTTCCAGCCTACGGGGATGAAAGGGATGTTCTCTGACTCCCACCCCTCCACCTCACCGctccttcattttgttttgtttccaaaccTCACTGTGTacatgcacagaaaaaaaaaccgcATACACAAGTCACACAAGTTGTTTGTGTGTTAGTGTTGCAGTTCCAGGTGAGGCTGTCAGTCGAGTGACTCTTTCACACAGGACGGACAACTTTTAGTGAGAATTGTACACTGATTTTAGTGTAAAATTGacgcaaacatttttttccaacgTAATAAACATAAATAGCCCTGTTGTACAGCCACACACACtcttcaggtttatttttatctctgctGGTAGTAAGATAGTGTTACTCTAGTATAATTGCAGACATACCGTAGGATTGAAGCCATTGtgcaaactattttattttattttttattttttttcaaattgtatGAACCTTCACACAGATCTAGAGCTGACTTCACataaaaaacaacctaaacCTGCCGAGGGTTTAAGTTGTTTAGGGTTTAGGTtgaaccagcagggggcccccaagagtTCTGGAATTTTTATCACAAGGTTTTCTTCTCATACTTTTCTCgcatcttcttctttttaaactcTCTACAAACTGTACATTTCtaagatttatatttttaagaaaatatctaAACTATTTGACCCAtagttttaaacacatttaaaaaaatcttcatgaTGTAGCAGTACTGGTACAGGGTGGTTTTTTCACAGGTGTATGCAGACAAATTATAAACACCAAATGTTATATGGAGAAAATGCTGACTAGAAATAATTACTccatcattttgttttgtcgCCCCTTCTAGTGGCGCCCATATGGGTTGCATAAAGTGCATACCCACGTTTTGTGCCTGAGTAGCAGTTGTGTTTACAATTATAATTTAAGGCAACAAATAAAGTCATCGCAGTTGCATTTTTTGCATAGTGTAACTCAAATTTCCTAAAATTAAACTTACTCCCTTCTTCCCGACTCGActaattttattgaaatgttgaaCACGGGACACAActgcaaaactaaataaatactcaTCTTTGCAGTTAATACACAGCTgtcatatttttgaaatacCCAAAACTTTCATATACtgttgatttaataaataatcGGAAGTGGCTCATCTGATTGCCCTACATTAAACTAACTAGTGTTAAATTGACTTTACACAAATGATAAGATGATGTTAATGTTGCTTTGGTGACAAGCGCTTAGTGGGCTAATTTTAAATTGTCCCACAAAAATCAAAGCCGTAGCTTACTTGGAAACAGGCTGGCAGTAATTTGCCACCATGTATAGTGCTTTTTAGCTAATTTGAACAGTTGCAGTTCCACTATAGCAAGCAGATTTTTCTTGAGAGATCTCTGGATACTgtatcaattaaaaacaaacgtCCATTatcgtttttcttcttctctttacaATCTGACGCACCATTTTAGTTACCTGTGGTTTGGTTCTGCTGCCGTTTATATGGGAGTTCAACAGTTGCTTTTCAGAGCCACTAAGttcaaaaaaaatcttagtagGTAGGAACAGATGACAAAATTTATATCCCACACCTTCGAGGTGGTGCGGAACTGTGAGGTATGAATTAGGCCCGAGGCCCTAACAAAGTTTGGGCTGGCCCTGCACAGACACCATGACAAATAAAGCTTTGTTGCAAGCAGCAACATCGTGGAatactttaaagttttattaggTCATTCAAAATGagatagttaaaaaaaaaaaaaaagaaaacacacatctgAAAAAGGTGGCTACACTTCAAAAACACCGAATCTTACTAACTAGTTTTTGGTCAaatttctagtacaaatatggggaaaatgtcttgttacaagttAAATAATCCACGAGTGGAACTAGTAGAAAAACTACTAGTCAATGTTAATGAATTATTAActccaaacaagctgctgtttcttgctgaaaagcttgTAAGTGAGTTTTGTCTAATTgcaagtgtactaagatgtttgcaacagaaactagaccagataCACTTAAtgagattttgtggttttgatcAGGCTGATCTGATCAGCTATACAAGCCTGACTTTCTCCTGTCTGTGTTAAGATTCaatttgcagctaaaaaaaatccccctcAATCTTAGATTTTGACTGGCATAGAAAAGTTGTTCGGATCTCCAGAATTTTGCAGCGTTATGGTGatgcaaaagtaaataaaccatatattttgctaaatatttgtagatttttttttgtttgtttgccgtATCGCGCTGACTGTAACGAGCCACCTGGAAGCTGAGGCGGGAGACAGCAGCTTTCCCTACTGCAGACAAATCCTCAGCACCGAGGGTCTCCAccaagcaaaacaacaacagaaataaagacaaaaaacaatctACAACTACTCACCACCGCGACTATCGCCACTCCCAACGCAGCAAACAGCAACTGTATCCCCATGCTTTCAGTCAGGTGATGCTCATAGACGACAAGTTGATCTTAAAAACACTTTACGTCACAAAGATTTAATCCCACATCCAGCTTCTGCCCGCATCGACAATATCCAAATTCCAGACTCATCCTCAGGTATCCTCCATCACTTGTGAGTTTTGATGTCTTTTCACGTTCTGAGACTTGTTTTTATATCGTCCCCGTGCTTCCCTGGGTAACCACGCCCACTCGGTTCCTTTAACCAATCAGCACGCGGCGGTTCTCCTTACCAGGTAAAAGGAGCGGAGCCCGCGAAGGCTTCGGCTCCGAAAGCCGGGTGTTTTTTCGGGGATGTGGGCGTGGCCAGCCATGAATGCAGTCATTCATAAAAACTCGGAATTACTACATTCCAAAGCAGGCCTCGGCTTTGGGGCGTCCGTTTATTTATGTGCGAGCGAGAATAATATTTTTGATGctttaaagtccttttttttttttcccttttttttttttcttccaaagacATACCTCTgtccggctgctgctgctttgtgaaaagtaaaataaatatgctcAGCTGCTGGTCCATGCCACATTAATGCTGGANNNNNNNNNNNNNNNNNNNNNNNNNNNNNNNNNNNNNNNNNNNNNNNNNNNNNNNNNNNNCAGTCcactttataaaaatgcttctaGACATGAGTGAGacgtggaaaacaaaaacacgaaAGGCAGACAGAGTGTTCCCAGGAGGGAGAAAATGTCCATGATTTTATCATAGAGATGTTGAGAATGATTATAATAACAATATCCAGAGCCCGTTTTTGGCTGCGGCAggcttcacacacacaaaaaagtctATCTATAAGACgaattttcaccaaaaaaacaaccccGCTGCACCTGACCTATATGCTTAAAGCATTGCTAGGCACACTCTGAAACTGTGTGGGAGCATTTAGAGGTACAgctctacatttttaaaatgtaattaaaatgtcataagCTGCTATTATCTAATCTATGATGGATAATctctttttataatttagtatAAATCTTGAATAAACTGACCAAACTATCCCAAAACAactttcaaacacattttcttaacttttttttaaaatttcaattaaaaGCAACTGGGTGATAGACAAGAGAAGCATTAAGAGCTTTGaactcatcatcatcatcacaacCGACTTTTGTGAATCAGAAggaaaattatgcttttttcacaaataaaatctgaaaagggtGGATTGCATTTGTATTCGACCCACCcaagtcaatactttgtagaagaATTGCGACTACAGCTGTAAGCCTTTTGGGATGTGCCTCGACGAGGTTTCCTCATCAACAAACCTTTAGCCCCCCTGTCTTTTTGCAAAATGGCTCACCAGCCTGGTCACGAAATCTCACTTCAGAGATTCTGAACCGCCCCTTTAAAGTACATCCTCAGCCATTAGGGTGATCCCTTCATCCCTGCCATAAGTACAAAGATTGCATGATCTGACAACTTTCAGTAAAGAGGAATTTGAGGTGTGCTACACTGATGTTTATCCAAATTGGGAAACCAAACTGAGGGATGTCTGCTGTCGTTTGTGCCACCACCAGGGAGTTTCGTATCCTCCGTGAGTCTTTAAAAATGACCCTGCAAACCAACAAATCAGTCATGTGGGACCACATGATCATGTTGCACACATGGCAGAAGTAGTTTGACCAGTCTGCAATCTGATGGGTTGTTACACGAGGTTCAACAACCAACTACAGAATAATTCAGTCTTTTGTAGCGAGTTTTGTACAGGAGATAACACAATTTTTAGATACGgtcattgctttttttaaattctattctTACATCTAAAAAGGATTGTACTCAATTGTTTACCAATCCATTTGTAGGAGAAATGGATTgaatttataaagcactttgctGGGCGTGTTGACCTCAACatctcatgtttttctcttctcattGAACACCTGATCATCTGAGGATGGAAGTTGAGTGTAACTGattagtaaaaagaaaacaggtgggGCTTCCTTCTGTGGAAGCAACTTAAAGAATGTCCTGTAATCAGTGAGTCTTCATTAACGTAGACAGAGCACATGCAT
It encodes the following:
- the LOC103468360 gene encoding protein CYR61 — its product is MGIQLLFAALGVAIVAVVTADCPVVCECPAVPPSCPPGISSVPDGCGCCKVCAAQLNQDCHEGQPCDHHKGLECNYGNDVGRTHGICRAKADGRSCEYNGRIYQNGENFHAGCKHQCTCIDGAVGCMSLCPSHVPLASPSCPAPKLVKVPGQCCLSIDCHKGTTVVPPAHRRPPPPAHLPYPFIPYPIYPFSKPYAKPYRKLYPYKPKKEKGILGNELLEVRRKWDKPHGNKDLTVWSKTGGQCVVQTTSWSQCSRTCGMGVSSRVTNDNAQCKLVKETRLCNIRPCSSMSIPVKKGRKCSRTHKAPEPHRLSYAGCRSTRLYRPNYCGVCRDGRCCSPRRTRTASVTFACPDGDLFSRSVMFIQSCKCSDECNHLNEAXMPPQLWLYGDVHKFKD